The Monomorium pharaonis isolate MP-MQ-018 chromosome 5, ASM1337386v2, whole genome shotgun sequence genome includes a window with the following:
- the LOC105838019 gene encoding uncharacterized protein LOC105838019 — protein sequence MRKATNRWWQLRASRHWDFFVLYKRLRGKKKKRCFEFVRTFKIVEKEENACYDDRYMIKMKKRGSKENKDSKSCQSGNNAIDKTDSGDLSDDENQGFGNWLRSGSGVEMMRLFVIANSILVFVTMAWPNMRESFYIIKDYFVGEEE from the exons ATGCGAAAAGCGACAAACCGTTGGTGGCAGTTGCGTGCGTCACGTCATTGGGATTTCTTCGTCCTCTATAAAAGGCtccgggggaaaaaaaaaaaacgctgcTTTGAATTCGTACGCACGTTTAAGATCGTcgaaaaagaggaaaacgcATGTTACG ATGATCGCTATATGATCAAAATGAAGAAACGCGGAAGTAAGGAGAATAAGGATAGTAAGAGTTGCCAAAGTGGTAACAACGCAATAGATAAAACGGATTCGGGGGACCTGAGCGATGATGAGAATCAAGGCTTCGGAAATTGGCTCCGGTCTGGTTCTGGTGTCGAAATGATGCGGCTCTTCGTGATCGCGAATTCGATTTTGGTTTTCGTGACGATGGCTTGGCCGAACATGAGAGAATCCTTCTACATCATCAAAGACTATTTCGTGGGAGAGGAGGAGTAA